The genomic window TCTCTTCTGCATTGAGTTGTAACTCGATAACCTGCTCAACACCGGTACCTCCGATAACGAGAGGAGTACCACCGAAGATATTCTTGTGACCGTATTGTCCTTCCAGTAAAGTGGAACACACAAGGACCTTCTTTATGTCTTTTAAGTACGACTCGGCCATTTCTATAATAGCAGCAGCTGGGGCAACGTAGGGAGAGGCAAGAAGGTTTACAATCTCCAAGGCAGTGTTGATTGTTCTGTCAAATATGGCCTCCACTTCTTCGtcggtaatttttttgttattaatAAACTCTTGTAGTGGAATACCTCCTACAGTGATATACCTCTTTAGAAGAACCATTTTATTTCCGTGTGCACCGACAATAAGTGCATTAACATCTCTGGGGCAGACATTCAACTTCTGCGACAAATAGTACTTCAACCTAGATGTATCTAAAACACCACCTAATCCGATGATCTTATTTTTTGGTACACCGGAGTGTTCGAAAAGCAGCTGAACCATGACATCTACTGGGTTGGTAACCACGATGATGAAAGCATTAGGGCACAGTTTCTTTATGTGTCCTCCTATTTCAATCATAATTTTGTTGTTCAGTGGGAGTAGGTCATCTCGGTTCCATTCCTTGTCACTCTTTCCAGGTGCCTTAGTAAAACCTGCCGTCACGATAACTACGTCAGCTCCTTTCAAGTCTTCATACGAGTTAGATCCGGTGACCTTACAATTGGAGTAGGCCATTACATTCGAGTGGGATGTATCTAGTGCCTTCCCCTGGGGCATGTTCTTTACAACGTCAAACATGACCACGTCACCCAAGTTCTTCTGAACAATCAGCGTGGCCATTACTCCTCCGATCATGCCAGATCCAACGAGAACGATTTTGGGCTTTGGCGCCATTttgcaagaagaaaaaaaaaaaaaagtatacaaCGATACAATGATACAAGGAAACGCGGGAAGGACTGCTTAACTACAGCTTATAATTATTAATTGGTGGATGTGCCAATGGGCCAAATGTTTCTTTTCGAAGAATACTGTtaaaagtatatattttttttaacgggAAAATATGTTCGAGTTTGTAGCATGTAGAGGGAGCATATCACGTTGTTAACGCGCAGAAGGtttttttggaaatatttttcgaaaatgtttggagaaaattttcccacAAATTgctttaatattttttgtgcacgtttcttttatttcttttgtgAGGTTcattttgatatatatatttaaaaaattttttttttcatgcgtCAATGCAAGCACTGCCAATAACAGCACTTCCAATAACAGCGCTTCCAATAACGtttgcccatttttgcatGCGTAACATCACAGGGGAGGAGAAATAAGGGGGTTAACCCGATGGTGTATCAGCGATGTTGCACCTAATGCCAGGTGGCCCCGTCACACCCCCGTGACGCCAGTGCACTCAGTGGTGCAATCCGTATCGGCTGGAGGGTCCATAGGGCGGCTGccgcaaaaggggaattgCCCCCATGGGAGGACTCTCCCCAgcgacggaaaaaaaaacaccaagCTGGAACGGAGCTCGCCTACCTTGGCCCGCACATACTCCCTCCCTATGTATGGATGCGGGCACAAGCGTGTTGGCCGCTTCGCATGCCCCTCCTCCGTTCAAGGGGTAGTTAGCTGGGTAGCTTTTCCTATGTAGGCGCATCATGCGTGGGTAGTTCCTACGAACTGGCTTGTCATCACCATACCTTGGATCTCCTCTGCTTCATGTATCCCCCGCGTCGCGACTCGGCTACTTGGTTTTTCCGCGTGTGCCCCACATTACGAACCCGCAAAACGGGCCCATTTAttccttctgttccttcgCCCATGCTTGTTGCGTGGTGGACGTCTCACCGGTGGAGCTAAGGAGAAACCTTCATCGatgcaatttttgcaaaagctTCCATGGTAACGCATGTTATGCGGGTGCCCCACAGATGGATGTATATAAGTACAGCGGCTCATctgtagggaaaaaaaaaaaaaaaaaagtcacacCCTTGTGGTGGGTTCACAATTTATCGCTTAAAACTGAACACATTGCCCCGCGTTCCATGTGAAACGCATAATGGGCACACTTGCGTTGGTCTCGCCCTGTTGGTGAAGTCTACGGGGAGGCGGCTCGACCCCATACTGGTGAGGTAACTATTTTTCTCTCCTAACAGGTTTCCATCGCAATTGTTTGACTCTCCCCCCTTTGGAAGGTTATGTGTCATGTGCTTCCCCCACGGTATATGTACTGCCATAACGGGGGGCACGAACACGGGGAAAGCCATTCAACCATTCATCCATTCAGCCAATGACGCGCCCCATGGTTGATCCCTAAACGTAAACCTGAGTGGTACGCCCAACCAGGTCATTTATACGCCCCCCTCCTCCAAATACgctacaaaaaataaaaggggtaAAATTGGTGACCATTCATAGGTACTATTtgtctcatttttttttttttttttttgtgtaaactTTTTCCTGGTGAACCGTTTGTGtgttcccccttccttcgttCGTCCAACATAGGGGGGTCGAATCATCACGTTGGAAGTAATTCGTCATCACTTCGCATACGTCTCTAAAGTGGGTAATTCTCCCCCCAACCTCAATCATCTTTTTTGACGTGGAAAAAACAACACTATGGTTGGCGGAAAAGACGAATCAACAATAGAGGGGTACGCAGAGTGCCTGGCAAAGCTATACGGGACGCATTCGCTAAAGCTGGGATTAGAGAGAACGAAGCTGCTAAGCGAGTGCTTCGGCAACCCAGGAGATACTTACAAGACGGTTCATGTGGCTGGCACGAATGGAAAAGGATCTGTGTCCCACAAAATAAGTATGTGCTTAAAAATGCGCAACTACAAAGTGGGTCTCTTTACATCTCCTCATGTGTTCTCCATTCGGGAGAGAATCAAGGTCAATGATGAGTGCATAAGTCAGGAGGATTTTGTCTCTCTCGTGAAGGACGTTTGGAGGAAAGCAGAGGAGTG from Plasmodium coatneyi strain Hackeri chromosome 12, complete sequence includes these protein-coding regions:
- a CDS encoding L-lactate dehydrogenase, with the translated sequence MAPKPKIVLVGSGMIGGVMATLIVQKNLGDVVMFDVVKNMPQGKALDTSHSNVMAYSNCKVTGSNSYEDLKGADVVIVTAGFTKAPGKSDKEWNRDDLLPLNNKIMIEIGGHIKKLCPNAFIIVVTNPVDVMVQLLFEHSGVPKNKIIGLGGVLDTSRLKYYLSQKLNVCPRDVNALIVGAHGNKMVLLKRYITVGGIPLQEFINNKKITDEEVEAIFDRTINTALEIVNLLASPYVAPAAAIIEMAESYLKDIKKVLVCSTLLEGQYGHKNIFGGTPLVIGGTGVEQVIELQLNAEEKAKFDEAVAETKRMKALI